A stretch of the Archangium violaceum genome encodes the following:
- a CDS encoding PilZ domain-containing protein: MDRKGSRKKAPAQADDTEVKEVAPPAAPRTEVAARPEPARRVEPPVAPRVEPARTTPPATPAPRVDPFRRAVPTPPPARPGFPSRTPAAPAAPRSFFSPVIEPGTPEEVEHRHFPRARLATNFELWIDDEDGARRFTATLRSANVSVGGAFLESTFFLPMDTEFRVRFSLEEGAAPVEARARIVREQRPRREDEPTGFGIRFEEFYGQTEVSLARLFLDMRLRTFAEEYLRSNRARGLPNELERVVDALAAWELLKANNPTDTWRGE, translated from the coding sequence ATGGACAGGAAGGGCTCCCGGAAGAAGGCACCCGCGCAGGCGGATGACACCGAGGTCAAGGAGGTAGCCCCTCCAGCGGCCCCACGGACGGAGGTGGCCGCGCGTCCCGAGCCGGCCCGGCGGGTGGAACCCCCCGTGGCGCCCCGGGTCGAGCCGGCCCGGACGACGCCGCCCGCCACGCCCGCTCCTCGCGTGGATCCGTTCCGCCGGGCCGTCCCCACGCCACCGCCCGCCAGGCCCGGGTTTCCCTCCCGTACCCCGGCGGCACCTGCCGCTCCCCGCTCCTTCTTCTCCCCCGTCATCGAGCCGGGCACCCCGGAGGAGGTGGAGCACCGGCACTTCCCCCGCGCACGGCTCGCCACGAACTTCGAGCTGTGGATCGACGATGAGGACGGCGCGCGGCGCTTCACCGCCACCCTGCGCTCGGCCAACGTGAGCGTGGGAGGGGCCTTCCTGGAGAGCACCTTCTTCCTCCCCATGGATACCGAATTCCGGGTCCGCTTCTCCCTGGAGGAGGGGGCGGCGCCCGTGGAGGCCCGTGCCCGCATCGTGCGCGAGCAGCGCCCCCGCCGGGAGGACGAGCCCACCGGTTTCGGCATCCGCTTCGAGGAGTTCTACGGTCAGACGGAGGTGTCGCTGGCGCGCCTCTTCCTGGACATGCGGCTGCGCACCTTCGCCGAGGAGTACCTGCGCTCCAATCGCGCCCGGGGCCTGCCCAACGAGCTGGAGCGGGTGGTGGACGCGCTCGCCGCGTGGGAGCTCCTCAAGGCGAACAACCCCACGGATACGTGGCGGGGCGAGTGA
- the mgtE gene encoding magnesium transporter: MLGNLLKPEFDALIAAKDWNSLRDAFSDMDPADMAEVIEDLPADESGIIFRLLPRDTAALVFEYLPPHQQTEIVETLGKEQLKNLLDEMAPDDRTRLLEELPAEVTKRLLTSLSPEELKVARNLLGYPEKSAGRYMTPEYLTIPGNLTAGEALAYVRSHGQGRETLHVLYIVDEKGRLLDDVRLASLVLAEPKTKVTDIHDRQMVSIPATADREEFISMFEKYDRVALPVTDSQGVLVGIITVDDVLDAAEEEATEDIQRIGGMEALEAPYLDSGILEMLRKRVGWLTVLFVGQMFTATAMAHYQDAIAQAVFLSAFVPLIISSGGNSGSQATSLIIRALAVRDVTLNDWWKVAMREVVSGVALGLFLGLLGLLRILVWPQHEVLYGPHFFWVGVAVGLSVLGVVTFGTLCGSMLPFLLRRCGLDPATASAPFVATLVDVTGVVIYFTVVTLILTGRGL; the protein is encoded by the coding sequence ATGCTGGGAAACCTCCTGAAACCAGAGTTCGACGCGCTCATCGCCGCCAAGGATTGGAACTCCTTGCGGGATGCCTTCTCGGACATGGATCCGGCGGACATGGCCGAGGTCATCGAGGATCTGCCCGCGGACGAGAGCGGCATCATCTTCCGGCTGCTGCCCCGGGACACGGCGGCGCTCGTCTTCGAGTACCTGCCGCCCCATCAGCAGACGGAGATCGTCGAGACGCTGGGCAAGGAGCAGCTGAAGAACCTGCTGGACGAGATGGCGCCGGACGATCGCACGCGCCTGCTCGAGGAGCTGCCAGCCGAGGTGACGAAGCGGCTGCTCACCTCGCTGTCGCCGGAGGAACTGAAGGTCGCCCGCAACCTGCTGGGCTACCCGGAGAAGAGCGCCGGCCGGTACATGACGCCGGAGTACCTCACCATCCCGGGGAATCTGACGGCGGGCGAGGCCCTCGCGTACGTGCGCTCGCATGGGCAGGGCCGCGAGACGCTGCACGTGCTCTACATCGTGGATGAGAAGGGCCGGCTGCTGGACGACGTGCGGCTGGCCTCGCTGGTGCTGGCCGAGCCGAAGACGAAGGTGACGGACATCCACGACAGGCAGATGGTGAGCATCCCGGCCACGGCGGACCGCGAGGAGTTCATCAGCATGTTCGAGAAGTACGACCGGGTGGCGCTGCCGGTGACGGACTCACAGGGCGTGCTGGTGGGCATCATCACGGTGGACGACGTGCTGGACGCGGCCGAGGAAGAGGCCACCGAGGACATCCAGCGCATCGGCGGTATGGAGGCCCTGGAGGCGCCCTACCTGGACAGCGGAATCCTGGAGATGCTCCGCAAGCGCGTGGGCTGGCTGACGGTGCTCTTCGTGGGGCAGATGTTCACGGCCACGGCCATGGCCCACTACCAGGACGCCATCGCCCAGGCGGTGTTCCTGAGCGCCTTCGTGCCCCTCATCATCTCCTCGGGAGGCAACTCGGGCTCGCAGGCCACCTCGCTCATCATCCGCGCGCTGGCGGTGCGCGATGTGACGCTGAATGACTGGTGGAAGGTGGCCATGCGCGAGGTCGTCAGTGGCGTGGCGCTGGGCCTCTTCCTGGGGCTGCTGGGCCTCTTGCGCATCCTCGTGTGGCCGCAGCACGAGGTCCTTTACGGCCCCCACTTCTTCTGGGTCGGCGTGGCGGTGGGACTGAGCGTGCTGGGCGTGGTGACGTTCGGCACGCTGTGCGGCTCGATGCTGCCCTTCCTGCTGCGGCGGTGCGGGTTGGATCCCGCCACCGCCTCGGCGCCCTTCGTGGCCACGCTGGTGGACGTCACCGGCGTGGTCATCTACTTCACCGTGGTCACCCTCATCCTCACCGGCCGCGGGCTGTAG
- the rodA gene encoding rod shape-determining protein RodA, translated as MQLRIERRMVPHIPWGLIFSVLAVAGLGIFNLASASRAQSSPVWTSQAIYLGVSLVAGLIVCLVDYRVLQRMALPIYILNILALLALRVFGHKAKGAESWFVLGPIRIQPAEFMKIGVVLMLAKVYHDDFKPGDGSYGLKRLVKPVAVVMVPFVLVLVQPDLGTALMIFLSSLTVILFGKVRWYLVAIMVAGILAGAIIIWNDYVRDVPEPRTTIVRHLLKAHQSKRISGWLDPESDLRGSGYHAAQSKIAVGSGGLHGKGWKEGTQTGLSFLPEQHTDFIFSVWAEEHGYIMCVLLLVLYGLVFTLGLGVGFNARDRFGAFVAVGVVAMLFWQVFENIGMVIGLLPVTGITLPLLSYGGSSLLSVMLSIGLLVNISMRRHMF; from the coding sequence ATGCAACTTCGGATTGAGCGGCGAATGGTGCCCCACATTCCGTGGGGGCTCATCTTCAGCGTGCTGGCGGTGGCGGGGTTGGGCATCTTCAACCTGGCCTCGGCCTCGCGCGCGCAGTCCTCGCCTGTGTGGACGAGCCAGGCCATCTATCTGGGCGTCAGCCTGGTGGCCGGGCTCATCGTGTGTCTGGTGGACTACCGGGTCCTCCAGCGGATGGCGCTGCCCATCTACATCCTCAACATCCTGGCGCTGCTCGCGCTGCGCGTCTTCGGCCACAAGGCCAAGGGCGCGGAGAGCTGGTTCGTCCTGGGCCCCATCCGCATCCAGCCCGCAGAGTTCATGAAGATCGGCGTGGTGCTGATGTTGGCCAAGGTCTACCACGACGACTTCAAGCCCGGAGACGGCTCCTACGGCCTCAAGCGCCTGGTGAAGCCGGTGGCGGTGGTGATGGTGCCCTTCGTGCTGGTGCTGGTGCAGCCGGACCTGGGCACCGCGCTGATGATCTTCCTGTCCTCGCTCACCGTCATCCTGTTCGGCAAGGTGCGCTGGTACCTGGTGGCCATCATGGTGGCGGGGATCCTCGCCGGGGCGATCATCATCTGGAACGACTACGTGCGGGACGTGCCCGAGCCGCGCACCACCATCGTCCGGCACCTGCTCAAGGCGCACCAGAGCAAGCGCATCTCCGGGTGGTTGGATCCGGAGTCGGACCTACGCGGTAGCGGCTACCACGCGGCCCAGTCGAAGATCGCCGTGGGCTCCGGGGGCCTGCATGGCAAGGGGTGGAAGGAGGGGACCCAGACGGGCCTGTCCTTCCTCCCCGAGCAGCACACGGACTTCATCTTCTCCGTGTGGGCCGAGGAGCACGGCTACATCATGTGCGTGCTCCTGCTGGTGCTCTACGGCCTCGTCTTCACCCTGGGGCTGGGAGTGGGCTTCAACGCCCGGGACAGATTCGGCGCCTTCGTGGCGGTGGGCGTGGTGGCCATGCTCTTCTGGCAGGTGTTCGAGAACATCGGCATGGTCATCGGCCTGCTGCCGGTGACGGGCATCACCCTGCCGCTGCTGAGCTACGGCGGCTCCTCGCTGCTCAGCGTGATGCTCAGCATCGGGCTGCTGGTGAACATCAGCATGCGCCGCCACATGTTCTGA
- the mrdA gene encoding penicillin-binding protein 2 has protein sequence MTPPTLSETTPGRDLKRRFVWVGLAMIAGLVALAVQLYRLQITQGEEYAAKSVANFVKEVRLRADRGLIKDRRGTILVDSRPSFDAFVTPAFCTNCAEEVLPRLGELLGWDEASRKKVEEQVRLARRTAPFQPLPVRIDLTRDEYDRINARRDMLDGVEVVPVPHRNYRTGSVLSHVLGYMNEITTEELARLRSEGAHYALGDYIGRRGLERYFESTLRGTDGVRKEVVNARGRIIEEFSDKLGEDAVVSSRPGNNLMLSIDMRLQEAAERAFPAAAGAVVVVDVKTGFIRAVVSRPGFDPNLLTGRITPSQMAALAKDPLQPMINRVSADHFSPGSTFKVITALAAYKSGHFRPETVVNCSGSYRLGARSWRCHKESGHGPVNGKTAMQYSCDSWFYKVADTIGLDPIAEMGKALGLGAPTGIGVLAEVPGIMPSSEYHNKLSPGGYTKGMALNSSMGQGDVNVTPLQLALVYAAIGNGGTLFKPQLVERIEGLDGEVVQSFEPQVVNKVDIPTEHRRAVMEGLIATAMVPGGTAYRAMVQSGVKDLGVTVAGKTGTAQVVTIGAVRLKAHQMDFFQRDHAWFASLAPAEDPEIAVVVLNEHGGHGGPDAAPTGMAVIRKYFELKKEDAANPPPRQNTPYVSTLPAAPSLDNVALTRGTQVAGGDDATSD, from the coding sequence TTGACGCCTCCGACTCTGTCCGAGACGACTCCCGGGCGCGATCTCAAGCGCCGGTTCGTGTGGGTGGGTCTGGCCATGATCGCCGGGCTGGTGGCGCTCGCCGTCCAGCTCTACCGCCTCCAGATCACCCAGGGCGAGGAGTACGCCGCCAAGAGCGTGGCGAACTTCGTGAAGGAGGTGCGCCTGCGCGCGGACCGGGGCCTCATCAAGGATCGGCGCGGCACCATCCTGGTGGACAGCCGTCCCTCCTTCGACGCCTTCGTCACGCCCGCCTTCTGTACCAACTGCGCGGAAGAGGTGCTGCCACGCCTGGGCGAGCTGCTCGGATGGGACGAGGCCTCGCGCAAGAAGGTGGAGGAGCAGGTCCGCCTGGCGAGGCGTACGGCGCCCTTCCAGCCGTTGCCGGTGCGCATCGACCTGACGCGTGACGAGTACGATCGCATCAACGCCCGCCGCGACATGCTGGACGGCGTGGAAGTGGTGCCCGTGCCCCACCGCAACTACCGCACCGGGAGCGTGCTGTCTCACGTGCTCGGGTACATGAACGAGATCACCACGGAAGAGCTCGCGCGGCTCAGGTCCGAGGGGGCTCACTACGCGCTGGGCGACTACATCGGCCGGCGCGGCCTGGAGCGCTACTTCGAGTCCACGCTGCGCGGCACGGACGGCGTGCGCAAGGAAGTCGTCAACGCGCGCGGACGCATCATCGAGGAGTTCAGCGACAAGCTGGGCGAGGATGCCGTGGTGTCGTCGCGGCCGGGCAACAACCTGATGCTGTCCATCGACATGCGGCTACAGGAGGCGGCGGAGCGCGCCTTCCCCGCCGCCGCGGGGGCGGTGGTGGTGGTGGACGTGAAGACGGGCTTCATCCGCGCGGTGGTGTCGCGCCCGGGGTTCGATCCCAACCTGCTCACCGGCCGCATCACCCCGTCGCAGATGGCCGCGCTGGCGAAGGATCCGCTGCAGCCGATGATCAACCGCGTGTCCGCGGATCACTTCAGCCCGGGCTCCACCTTCAAGGTGATTACCGCGCTGGCGGCGTACAAGTCGGGCCACTTCCGGCCGGAGACGGTGGTGAACTGCTCGGGCAGCTACCGGCTGGGTGCTCGCAGCTGGCGCTGCCATAAGGAAAGTGGCCACGGGCCGGTGAACGGCAAGACGGCGATGCAGTACTCGTGTGACAGCTGGTTCTACAAGGTGGCCGACACCATCGGGTTGGATCCCATCGCCGAGATGGGCAAGGCCCTGGGCCTGGGTGCGCCCACGGGCATCGGCGTACTCGCCGAGGTGCCGGGCATCATGCCGTCCAGCGAGTACCACAACAAGCTGTCCCCGGGTGGTTACACCAAGGGCATGGCGCTCAACAGCTCCATGGGGCAGGGCGACGTCAACGTCACGCCGCTGCAGCTCGCCCTGGTGTACGCGGCCATCGGCAATGGCGGCACGTTGTTCAAGCCGCAGCTCGTCGAGCGCATCGAGGGCCTGGACGGCGAGGTCGTGCAGAGCTTCGAGCCGCAGGTGGTGAACAAGGTAGACATCCCCACGGAGCACCGTCGTGCGGTGATGGAGGGGCTGATCGCCACCGCGATGGTGCCGGGCGGTACGGCCTACCGGGCGATGGTGCAGTCGGGCGTGAAGGACCTGGGCGTCACGGTGGCGGGAAAGACGGGCACCGCGCAGGTGGTCACCATCGGCGCGGTGCGCCTCAAGGCGCACCAGATGGACTTCTTCCAGCGAGACCACGCGTGGTTCGCGTCGCTCGCGCCCGCCGAGGATCCGGAGATCGCCGTGGTGGTGCTCAACGAGCACGGTGGTCACGGTGGTCCGGATGCCGCGCCCACCGGCATGGCGGTCATCAGGAAGTACTTCGAGCTGAAGAAGGAGGATGCGGCCAACCCGCCGCCCCGCCAGAACACGCCCTACGTCTCGACGCTGCCCGCGGCGCCGAGCCTGGACAACGTCGCGCTCACCCGGGGGACCCAGGTGGCTGGAGGGGACGATGCAACTTCGGATTGA
- the mreC gene encoding rod shape-determining protein MreC, with translation MLSLLKRYRTLLIVGVLLLYPFGAFLTTGRRGRDPNFVDRVVIGLTAPLQRGLVGLIDGVKAVVFGYIDLREVRQENEQLRAENLQLRAAVQALGEARVENERLRGLLSYAEAVPGPEIAARVIGVNPVAKLLSVRINRGETDGVYRGMSVVTPDGIVGQVVRTTGGWADVALVTDAQSRVGVRVQRSRARGTAAGEGKGPLRLENMLRTEDVQVGDLIITSGTDGVYPPGLVVGKVTQLEKTEHGMFLGGDIEPAVDTTRLEEVLVRGNPFGALVQGSAGGSGGER, from the coding sequence GTGCTGTCGCTTCTCAAGCGCTACCGAACGCTTCTCATCGTGGGCGTGCTCCTGCTCTACCCGTTCGGGGCTTTCCTGACGACGGGGCGGCGCGGGCGGGACCCCAATTTCGTGGACCGGGTGGTCATTGGCTTGACCGCCCCCTTGCAGCGTGGATTGGTGGGCCTCATCGACGGGGTCAAGGCCGTGGTGTTCGGCTACATCGATCTGCGCGAGGTACGGCAGGAGAACGAGCAACTGCGGGCGGAGAACCTGCAACTGCGGGCCGCCGTACAGGCCCTGGGCGAGGCCCGGGTGGAGAACGAACGGCTGCGAGGCCTGCTCTCCTACGCCGAGGCGGTGCCGGGGCCGGAGATCGCCGCGCGGGTCATCGGGGTGAACCCGGTGGCCAAGCTGCTGTCGGTGCGAATCAACCGGGGCGAGACGGACGGGGTGTACCGCGGCATGTCCGTGGTGACGCCGGACGGCATCGTCGGCCAGGTGGTGCGCACCACGGGCGGGTGGGCGGACGTGGCCCTGGTGACGGACGCGCAGAGCCGGGTGGGTGTGCGGGTGCAGCGCTCGAGGGCGCGGGGCACGGCGGCGGGTGAGGGCAAGGGCCCGCTGCGGCTGGAGAACATGTTGCGCACCGAGGATGTCCAGGTGGGAGACCTCATCATCACCTCCGGTACGGACGGCGTGTATCCGCCGGGGCTGGTGGTGGGGAAGGTGACGCAACTGGAGAAGACGGAGCACGGCATGTTCCTGGGCGGAGACATCGAGCCCGCGGTGGACACCACGCGGCTGGAGGAGGTGCTCGTGCGTGGCAACCCCTTTGGGGCCCTGGTGCAGGGGTCGGCGGGTGGTTCCGGAGGTGAGCGTTAG
- a CDS encoding peptidylprolyl isomerase, giving the protein MKDALEPRKVFSILFIIAIAVVFTLQFGPGSSGFGASNPGGQATPSAAATVNGKEIPVLEFRREYAGQLQYLRQQGSPVTEAVARQFGLPQQVLERMVNTELLAQAGERHGVRASDEEILKILHNSPEFQKDGVFDYATYQQVLRDYFRQTPADYEEDIRKRLTAQKMLEVVQNGAVVSEDEIRARFEKEGNQARIVFARFLPTMYADKVPAPSAADLAAYRQAHEKEIKDYYEANRFVYQQPERIRARQLLLKVAPNATPEQKAQVMERAQALRKELEGGKDFAEVAAANSEDPGTKAKGGDLGWVERGNWDPALATAAFALEPGQVTQPIETPFGIHLVKVEEKKPAQDKKLEEVQDEIATTLYKREKAKELAQAEAQKALAAVKGGKTLTELFPPEKEGQPALLRFETETRPEAVQTDTFNAASTNVPHLGPAPDLLTAVFATKGPQVLDQAYPVGEGFVVAQVTERQLPDDAKFAEKKDELRKQARQAKQYEVADSFLKQLKKSGKVETNPAAIDQVVGG; this is encoded by the coding sequence ATGAAGGACGCTCTCGAGCCGCGTAAGGTCTTCTCGATCCTCTTCATCATCGCCATCGCGGTGGTGTTCACCTTGCAGTTCGGCCCAGGCAGCTCGGGGTTCGGCGCGTCCAATCCGGGCGGCCAGGCGACGCCCTCGGCCGCCGCGACGGTCAACGGCAAGGAGATCCCCGTGCTGGAGTTCCGCCGCGAGTACGCGGGGCAGCTCCAGTACCTCCGCCAGCAGGGCAGCCCGGTCACCGAGGCGGTCGCCCGCCAGTTCGGTCTGCCGCAGCAGGTGCTGGAGCGGATGGTGAACACGGAGCTGCTGGCCCAGGCGGGCGAGCGTCACGGGGTGCGCGCCTCGGATGAGGAGATCCTGAAGATCCTCCACAACAGCCCCGAGTTCCAGAAGGACGGTGTGTTCGACTACGCCACCTACCAGCAGGTGCTGCGCGACTACTTCCGGCAGACGCCCGCGGACTACGAGGAGGACATCCGCAAGCGCCTGACGGCGCAGAAGATGCTGGAGGTGGTGCAGAACGGCGCGGTCGTCTCCGAGGATGAGATCCGCGCGCGCTTCGAGAAGGAGGGCAACCAGGCTCGCATCGTGTTCGCCCGCTTCCTGCCCACCATGTACGCCGACAAGGTGCCGGCCCCGAGCGCCGCGGACCTGGCCGCCTACCGTCAGGCGCACGAGAAGGAGATCAAGGACTACTACGAGGCCAACCGCTTCGTGTACCAGCAGCCCGAGCGCATCCGCGCGCGGCAGCTCCTCCTCAAGGTGGCCCCCAACGCCACGCCGGAGCAGAAGGCCCAGGTGATGGAGCGCGCCCAGGCGCTGCGCAAGGAGCTCGAGGGCGGCAAGGACTTCGCCGAGGTGGCCGCCGCCAACAGCGAGGATCCGGGCACCAAGGCCAAGGGCGGAGACCTGGGCTGGGTGGAGCGTGGCAACTGGGATCCCGCGCTGGCCACCGCGGCCTTCGCGCTCGAGCCCGGCCAGGTGACGCAGCCCATCGAGACGCCGTTCGGCATCCACCTGGTGAAGGTGGAGGAGAAGAAGCCGGCCCAGGACAAGAAGCTGGAGGAGGTGCAGGACGAGATCGCCACCACGCTCTACAAGCGGGAGAAGGCCAAGGAGCTCGCCCAGGCCGAGGCGCAGAAGGCGCTGGCCGCGGTGAAGGGTGGCAAGACGCTCACCGAGCTCTTCCCGCCGGAGAAGGAAGGCCAGCCGGCGCTGCTGCGCTTCGAGACGGAGACGCGTCCGGAGGCGGTGCAGACGGACACCTTCAACGCCGCCAGCACCAACGTGCCCCACCTGGGCCCCGCGCCGGACCTGCTCACGGCCGTGTTCGCCACCAAGGGCCCGCAGGTGCTCGACCAGGCCTACCCCGTGGGCGAGGGCTTCGTGGTGGCGCAGGTGACCGAGCGCCAGCTGCCGGATGACGCGAAGTTCGCCGAGAAGAAGGACGAGCTGCGCAAGCAGGCCCGGCAGGCCAAGCAGTACGAGGTGGCCGACTCCTTCCTCAAGCAGCTGAAGAAGAGCGGCAAGGTGGAGACCAACCCCGCCGCCATCGACCAGGTCGTCGGCGGGTAG